One part of the Pannonibacter sp. XCT-53 genome encodes these proteins:
- a CDS encoding ImmA/IrrE family metallo-endopeptidase, giving the protein MEVTALSLTAQNAKQRERDLRLELSGIGVEWKSLKRVLPDWVDSAFQSRSGVVELKTFLSRNAGLQLSSEGLLTTKQLPAACFKTNSATSVEQVTAARNIATACARLIAMATKTPYKHLPDVADTFREKLLRNSNKRWIDLPMLLNACWEHGVPVLYLPSLPVQGRKMEGMVTFVRERPAIILTKKVPHPDWLLFVLAHEIGHLAKGHLPEDEGQAIVDDTVEIKSGEERDQQEEEANMFATHLLAPGGKEVTIRKRLPVAAKFADEAKKYGQENGIAPGYVILNAVHNSLINGKKPFALGQAALKLIPTDNDKCAADLCKDALRENIDQYVLRDDSVDFLEKLDLL; this is encoded by the coding sequence ATGGAGGTAACTGCACTGAGTCTAACTGCACAAAATGCTAAGCAACGCGAACGAGACCTCCGTTTGGAGCTCTCGGGAATTGGTGTTGAGTGGAAGTCGCTCAAGCGAGTTCTCCCTGACTGGGTTGATTCCGCTTTCCAGAGCCGCTCCGGTGTTGTTGAGTTGAAGACGTTCCTTTCACGAAATGCAGGCCTTCAACTCAGCTCAGAAGGACTTCTGACAACAAAACAACTTCCAGCGGCATGCTTCAAAACGAATTCGGCCACTTCTGTCGAACAGGTAACTGCTGCACGCAACATAGCAACGGCCTGCGCGCGTCTAATAGCGATGGCGACTAAGACGCCCTACAAGCACCTCCCTGATGTGGCAGATACGTTCCGCGAAAAACTATTGCGGAACTCAAACAAGCGTTGGATCGACCTCCCGATGCTTCTTAATGCGTGCTGGGAGCACGGAGTTCCAGTTCTTTACCTACCTTCTTTGCCAGTCCAAGGCAGAAAGATGGAGGGCATGGTCACGTTCGTCAGGGAACGTCCTGCGATCATTCTAACAAAGAAGGTCCCTCATCCCGATTGGCTGCTATTCGTATTGGCGCATGAAATCGGTCATTTGGCGAAAGGCCATCTACCTGAAGACGAGGGACAAGCTATCGTCGACGATACGGTAGAAATCAAATCTGGTGAAGAGCGAGATCAGCAAGAAGAAGAAGCAAACATGTTTGCTACGCATCTGCTGGCGCCAGGTGGAAAAGAGGTTACTATCCGCAAGAGACTACCCGTAGCAGCCAAGTTTGCAGACGAGGCTAAGAAGTATGGACAGGAAAATGGGATTGCTCCGGGATACGTAATCCTTAACGCTGTTCACAATTCACTGATCAATGGTAAGAAACCTTTCGCTCTCGGCCAAGCAGCACTGAAACTCATTCCAACAGATAATGATAAGTGCGCTGCCGATTTATGTAAGGATGCACTTAGGGAAAATATCGATCAGTACGTACTACGTGACGACAGCGTCGATTTTCTTGAGAAGCTCGACTTGCTGTAG
- the sufB gene encoding Fe-S cluster assembly protein SufB, with amino-acid sequence MPAVQETIDRVKAIDVDQYKYGFVTDIESDKGGKGLSEETVRFLSAKKNEPEWMTEWRLEALRRFHTMTEPTWARVDYPPVDLQDLYYWAAPKSVEGPKSLDEVDPELLKTYEKLGIPLREQEILAGVEPKNRVAVDAVFDSVSVVTTFKDELKKAGVIFCSISEAIREYPDLVRKYLGSVVPVTDNYYATLNSAVFSDGSFVYIPEGVRCPMELSTYFRINEKNTGQFERTLIIAEKGSYVSYLEGCTAPQRDENQLHAAVVELIALDDAEIKYSTVQNWFPGDKDGKGGIYNFVTKRGDCRGRNSKISWTQVETGSAITWKYPSCILRGDNSRGEFYSIAVSNGHQQVDSGTKMIHLGKNTSSRIISKGISAGKSQNTYRGLVSAHRKATNARNFTQCDSLLIGQDCGAHTVPYIESKNASAQFEHEATTSKISDDQMFYCLQRGLSEEEAVALIVNGFVKDVIQQLPMEFAVEAQKLISISLEGSVG; translated from the coding sequence ATGCCCGCTGTGCAGGAAACGATCGACCGGGTGAAGGCGATCGACGTCGACCAGTATAAGTACGGCTTCGTCACCGACATCGAGTCCGACAAGGGCGGCAAGGGTCTGTCGGAAGAGACCGTCCGCTTCCTGTCGGCCAAGAAGAACGAGCCGGAGTGGATGACCGAGTGGCGCCTCGAGGCGCTGCGCCGCTTCCACACCATGACCGAGCCGACCTGGGCCCGCGTCGACTATCCGCCGGTCGACCTGCAGGACCTCTATTACTGGGCGGCGCCGAAGTCCGTCGAAGGTCCGAAGAGCCTCGACGAGGTCGATCCGGAACTGCTCAAGACCTACGAGAAGCTCGGCATCCCGCTGCGCGAGCAGGAGATCCTTGCCGGCGTCGAGCCGAAGAACCGCGTCGCCGTCGATGCGGTGTTCGACAGCGTCTCCGTCGTCACGACCTTCAAGGACGAGCTGAAGAAGGCTGGCGTCATCTTCTGTTCCATCTCCGAGGCCATCCGCGAGTACCCGGACCTGGTCCGCAAGTATCTCGGCTCGGTGGTTCCGGTCACGGACAACTACTACGCCACGCTGAACTCGGCCGTGTTCTCGGACGGCTCCTTCGTCTACATCCCGGAGGGTGTCCGCTGCCCGATGGAACTGTCGACCTATTTCCGCATCAACGAGAAGAACACCGGCCAGTTCGAGCGCACGCTGATCATCGCCGAGAAGGGCTCCTACGTGTCCTATCTCGAAGGCTGCACCGCGCCGCAGCGCGACGAGAACCAGCTGCATGCCGCCGTGGTCGAGCTGATCGCGCTGGATGACGCCGAGATCAAGTATTCCACCGTCCAGAACTGGTTCCCCGGCGACAAGGACGGCAAGGGCGGCATCTACAACTTCGTCACCAAGCGCGGCGACTGCCGTGGCCGCAATTCCAAGATCTCCTGGACCCAGGTGGAAACCGGCTCGGCCATCACCTGGAAGTACCCGTCCTGCATCCTGCGCGGCGACAACTCGCGCGGCGAGTTCTACTCGATCGCCGTCTCCAACGGTCACCAGCAGGTCGACAGCGGCACCAAGATGATCCATCTCGGCAAGAACACGTCGAGCCGCATCATCTCCAAGGGCATTTCCGCCGGCAAGTCGCAGAACACCTATCGCGGTCTCGTCTCGGCCCATCGCAAGGCGACCAACGCGCGCAACTTCACCCAGTGCGACTCGCTGCTGATCGGTCAGGACTGCGGCGCGCACACGGTGCCCTATATCGAGAGCAAGAACGCCTCGGCCCAGTTCGAGCACGAGGCCACCACCTCGAAGATCTCCGACGACCAGATGTTCTACTGCCTGCAGCGTGGCCTGTCCGAGGAAGAGGCGGTCGCCCTGATCGTCAACGGCTTCGTCAAGGACGTGATCCAGCAGCTGCCGATGGAATTCGCCGTCGAGGCCCAGAAGCTGATCTCCATCAGCCTGGAAGGCTCGGTCGGCTGA
- a CDS encoding NADH:ubiquinone oxidoreductase subunit NDUFA12, with translation MKQLLLELFTWWNGQTMGTRFFTWRKGEFVGEDEFGNKYYRERGGKKRWVIYNGLAEASTIPPGWHGWMHHRVDVAPTEENYHAKSWQKPHHANLTGTPAAYRPKGSILADNQRPEVTGDYQPWTPGQ, from the coding sequence ATGAAGCAGCTTCTGCTCGAGCTTTTCACCTGGTGGAACGGCCAGACCATGGGCACCCGCTTCTTCACCTGGCGCAAGGGTGAGTTCGTCGGCGAGGACGAGTTCGGCAACAAGTACTACCGCGAGCGCGGTGGCAAGAAGCGCTGGGTCATCTACAACGGTCTCGCCGAGGCCTCGACCATTCCTCCGGGCTGGCACGGCTGGATGCACCACCGCGTCGATGTGGCTCCGACCGAGGAGAACTATCACGCCAAGTCCTGGCAGAAGCCGCATCACGCCAATCTGACCGGAACGCCGGCGGCCTATCGCCCCAAGGGCTCGATCCTGGCCGACAACCAGCGTCCGGAAGTCACCGGCGACTACCAGCCCTGGACCCCGGGCCAGTAA
- a CDS encoding cysteine desulfurase family protein, with protein MTLAAERLYLDHNATAPLRPQARAAMIEALDVAGNPSSVHGDGRRARGIVEGAREALAALCGVKARSVIFTGGATEANALALSPAWHDASGPVYPDRLIMSAVEHPSVRSGGRFPPRQIRTLEVDRDGRVDLDHLDRLLAEGGTPLVSVMAANNETGVIQPLAEIGARVAAVGGLFHVDAVQAAGRLALTPKDWHASAISLSAHKMGGPQGVGALVLSSSAVAPSALLVGGGQEHHRRAGTENVAGIAGFGAAARALADSSAEISRLAGLRALLEHGLRHICSDSIIFGADVERLANTVCFAVPGVPAELALIACDLKGVSLSSGSACSSGKVGVSHVLSAMGVEEDLARCALRLSLGWTSTEADVARFLDLWREVAGRLNPASVHRAA; from the coding sequence ATGACACTCGCTGCTGAGCGCCTTTACCTGGATCACAATGCGACCGCCCCGCTGCGGCCGCAGGCGCGCGCCGCCATGATCGAGGCGCTGGACGTGGCGGGCAACCCGTCGTCGGTGCATGGGGACGGCCGCCGCGCCCGCGGCATCGTCGAGGGCGCCCGCGAAGCGCTCGCGGCCCTCTGCGGCGTCAAGGCCCGGTCCGTCATCTTCACCGGCGGGGCGACGGAGGCCAATGCGCTGGCATTGTCGCCGGCCTGGCACGACGCCAGCGGTCCGGTCTATCCCGACCGCCTGATCATGTCGGCCGTCGAGCATCCGAGCGTGCGCTCCGGCGGCCGATTCCCGCCGCGCCAGATCCGGACCCTTGAGGTCGACCGGGACGGGCGCGTCGACCTGGACCATCTCGACCGGCTGCTGGCCGAGGGCGGCACGCCGCTGGTCAGCGTCATGGCGGCCAACAACGAGACCGGGGTGATCCAGCCCCTGGCCGAGATCGGTGCGCGGGTGGCGGCCGTCGGGGGGCTGTTCCATGTGGACGCGGTGCAGGCAGCCGGACGTCTGGCGCTGACCCCGAAGGACTGGCACGCCAGCGCCATCAGCCTCTCGGCGCACAAGATGGGCGGGCCGCAGGGTGTGGGCGCGCTGGTTCTGTCCTCCTCGGCCGTGGCCCCTTCGGCGCTGCTCGTCGGCGGTGGCCAGGAACATCACCGCCGGGCGGGCACCGAGAACGTGGCCGGGATTGCCGGATTTGGCGCAGCTGCGCGCGCGCTGGCCGACAGCTCCGCGGAAATTTCAAGGCTCGCCGGCCTGCGTGCGCTTCTCGAACACGGCCTGCGTCATATATGTAGCGACAGCATCATCTTTGGCGCGGACGTTGAGCGGCTCGCCAACACGGTCTGTTTCGCCGTGCCGGGCGTTCCGGCCGAGCTGGCGCTGATTGCCTGCGATCTCAAGGGCGTGTCCCTGTCCTCCGGTTCGGCCTGCTCGTCGGGCAAGGTGGGCGTGTCGCACGTGCTGTCGGCCATGGGCGTCGAGGAGGATCTGGCGCGCTGCGCGCTCCGGCTCAGTCTCGGCTGGACCTCGACCGAGGCCGATGTGGCCCGGTTTCTGGATCTCTGGAGAGAGGTGGCCGGCCGGCTCAATCCGGCTTCGGTGCATCGCGCGGCCTAG
- a CDS encoding vitamin B12-dependent ribonucleotide reductase yields MRIERRYTRDGQSPYADIEFTTTTSEIRNPDGSVVFRLENIQVPAQFSQVAADILAQKYFRKAGVPARLKAVEENTVPSWLWRQEADVAALDALPDGERYGSETDARQVFDRLAGTWTYWGWKGGYFDSEADARAFYDELRFMLATQKVAPNSPQWFNTGLHWAYGIDGPGQGHYYVDFQTGELTRSTSAYEHPQPHACFIQSVEDDLVNENGIMDLWVREARLFKYGSGTGSNFSRLRGEGEKLSGGGRSSGLMSFLKIGDRAAGAIKSGGTTRRAAKMVVVDVDHPDIEDYISWKVKEEQKVAALVTGSKICQKHLTAIMKACVNCEADNGDCFDPAKNPALKREIRAAKKMMVPENYIRRVIQFARQGYTSIEFPVYNTDWDSEAYLTVAGQNSNNSVRVTDGFLKAVVEDGTWDLTARKDGKVLKTLSARELWEQIGYAAWASADPGIQYHTTINDWHTCPASGEIRASNPCSEYMFLDDTACNLASLNLLQFRRPDRSFDVANYEHAVRLWTIVLEVSVLMAQFPSKEIAELSYRYRTLGLGYANIGGLLMTAGIPYDSAEGRALCGALTAIMTGVCYATSAEMAGELGAFPGYADNAAHMLRVMRNHRRAAYGEATGYELLSTNPVPLDHASCPDQTLIERAKLAWDRALELGEKHGYRNAQTTVIAPTGTIGLVMDCDTTGIEPDFALVKFKKLAGGGYFKIINRAVPEALEVLGYRASEIAEIEAYAVGHGSLDQAPGLHPAALKAKGFTDESLAKLKGALKSAFDIKFVFNRWTLGDAQLAALGVTAEQMNDPAFELLPFLGFSKAEIEAANTHVCGAMTLEGAPYLKKEHYPVFDCANPCGKIGKRYLSVESHIRMMAAAQPFISGAISKTINMPNDASVEDCKEAYMLSWRLALKANALYRDGSKLSQPLNAQLIADEDEDADEAAEAIAAKPAAAKAEVIAERIVERIIERTIRSREKMPDRRKGYTQKARVGGHKVYLTTGEYADGRLGEIFIDMHKEGAAFRSLMNNFAIAISLGLQYGVPLEEYVDAFTFTRFEPAGMVQGNEAIKNATSILDYIFRELAVSYLGRHDLAHVPPEAFGNTGISNAGLSDDRPHEPAVVSHGLVRGQTERFRLVQAGGEPAGSLAGSLSVAPAKAATQPVAQTSAVATAFARSGNTEVALKLETAAAAAAPALSSAAERIAQARMKGYEGESCSECGNFTMVRNGTCLKCDTCGSTSGCS; encoded by the coding sequence ATGCGGATTGAGCGGCGTTACACCAGGGACGGACAGTCGCCCTACGCTGACATCGAGTTCACGACGACCACGAGCGAGATCCGCAATCCGGATGGCTCGGTCGTCTTCCGCCTCGAGAACATCCAGGTGCCGGCCCAGTTTTCCCAGGTGGCGGCCGACATCCTTGCTCAGAAGTACTTCCGCAAGGCCGGCGTGCCCGCCCGCCTGAAGGCGGTCGAGGAAAACACCGTTCCCTCCTGGCTCTGGCGCCAGGAAGCCGACGTGGCCGCGCTCGACGCGCTGCCGGACGGCGAGCGCTATGGCTCGGAAACCGACGCGCGCCAGGTCTTTGACCGGCTTGCCGGCACCTGGACCTACTGGGGCTGGAAGGGCGGCTATTTCGACAGCGAAGCCGATGCCCGCGCCTTCTACGACGAACTGCGCTTCATGCTGGCGACCCAGAAGGTGGCGCCGAACAGCCCGCAGTGGTTCAACACCGGCCTGCACTGGGCCTATGGCATCGACGGCCCCGGCCAGGGCCACTATTACGTCGACTTCCAGACCGGCGAGCTGACCCGCTCGACCTCGGCCTATGAACACCCGCAGCCGCATGCCTGCTTCATCCAGTCGGTCGAGGACGATCTCGTCAACGAGAACGGCATCATGGACCTGTGGGTGCGCGAGGCGCGCCTGTTCAAGTATGGCTCCGGCACCGGCTCCAACTTCTCGCGCCTGCGCGGCGAAGGCGAGAAGCTGTCCGGCGGCGGCCGCTCCTCCGGCCTGATGAGCTTCCTCAAGATTGGTGACCGGGCGGCCGGCGCCATCAAGTCCGGCGGCACCACCCGCCGCGCGGCCAAGATGGTCGTGGTCGATGTCGACCACCCGGACATCGAGGACTACATCTCCTGGAAGGTGAAGGAAGAGCAGAAGGTGGCCGCGCTCGTCACCGGCTCCAAGATCTGCCAGAAGCACCTGACCGCGATCATGAAGGCCTGCGTCAACTGCGAGGCCGACAATGGCGACTGCTTCGACCCGGCCAAGAACCCGGCGCTGAAGCGCGAGATCCGCGCCGCCAAGAAGATGATGGTGCCGGAAAACTACATCCGCCGCGTCATCCAGTTCGCCCGTCAGGGCTACACCTCCATCGAGTTCCCGGTCTACAACACCGACTGGGACTCGGAGGCCTACCTGACCGTGGCCGGCCAGAACTCCAACAACTCCGTGCGCGTCACCGACGGCTTCCTGAAGGCCGTGGTCGAGGACGGCACCTGGGACCTGACCGCCCGCAAGGACGGCAAGGTGCTGAAGACCCTGTCGGCGCGCGAGCTGTGGGAGCAGATCGGCTATGCCGCCTGGGCCTCGGCCGATCCCGGCATCCAGTACCACACCACCATCAACGACTGGCACACCTGCCCGGCCTCGGGCGAGATCCGCGCGTCCAACCCCTGCTCGGAATACATGTTCCTCGACGACACGGCCTGCAACCTGGCGTCGCTGAACCTGCTGCAGTTCCGCCGGCCGGACCGCTCCTTCGACGTCGCCAACTACGAGCATGCCGTCCGCCTGTGGACCATCGTGCTGGAAGTCTCGGTGCTGATGGCGCAGTTCCCGTCCAAGGAAATTGCCGAACTCTCCTACCGCTACCGCACGCTCGGCCTTGGCTATGCCAACATCGGCGGCCTCCTGATGACCGCCGGCATTCCCTATGACAGCGCCGAAGGCCGTGCGCTTTGCGGCGCGCTGACCGCGATCATGACCGGCGTGTGCTATGCCACCTCGGCCGAGATGGCGGGCGAGCTGGGCGCCTTCCCGGGCTATGCCGACAACGCCGCCCACATGCTGCGCGTCATGCGCAACCACCGCCGCGCCGCCTATGGCGAGGCGACCGGCTACGAGCTTCTCTCCACCAACCCGGTGCCGCTCGACCATGCCTCCTGCCCCGACCAGACCCTGATCGAGCGCGCCAAGCTCGCCTGGGACCGGGCGCTGGAGCTCGGCGAGAAGCACGGCTACCGCAACGCCCAGACGACCGTGATTGCCCCCACCGGCACCATCGGCCTCGTCATGGACTGCGACACCACCGGCATCGAACCGGACTTCGCCCTGGTGAAGTTCAAGAAGCTGGCCGGCGGCGGCTACTTCAAGATCATCAACCGCGCCGTGCCGGAAGCGCTCGAGGTGCTGGGCTACCGCGCCAGCGAGATCGCCGAGATCGAGGCCTATGCGGTCGGTCACGGCTCGCTCGACCAGGCACCCGGCCTCCACCCGGCCGCGCTGAAGGCCAAGGGCTTCACCGACGAGAGCCTTGCCAAGCTCAAGGGCGCGCTGAAGTCGGCCTTCGACATCAAGTTCGTCTTCAACCGCTGGACGCTCGGCGATGCGCAGCTGGCCGCGCTCGGCGTCACGGCCGAGCAGATGAATGACCCCGCCTTCGAGCTGCTGCCCTTCCTGGGCTTCAGCAAGGCGGAGATCGAGGCGGCCAACACCCATGTCTGCGGTGCCATGACGCTGGAAGGCGCGCCCTACCTGAAGAAGGAGCACTATCCGGTCTTCGACTGCGCCAACCCCTGCGGCAAGATCGGCAAGCGCTACCTATCGGTGGAAAGCCACATCCGCATGATGGCGGCGGCCCAGCCCTTCATCTCGGGGGCGATCTCCAAGACCATCAACATGCCGAACGACGCCAGCGTCGAGGACTGCAAGGAAGCCTACATGCTGTCCTGGCGCCTGGCGCTGAAGGCCAACGCGCTTTACCGCGACGGCTCCAAGCTGAGCCAGCCGCTGAACGCGCAGCTGATTGCCGACGAGGACGAGGACGCGGACGAGGCCGCCGAGGCCATCGCCGCCAAGCCTGCGGCCGCCAAGGCCGAGGTCATCGCCGAGCGCATCGTCGAGCGGATCATCGAGCGCACCATCCGCTCGCGCGAGAAGATGCCGGACCGCCGCAAGGGCTACACCCAGAAGGCGCGCGTCGGCGGGCACAAGGTCTATCTCACCACCGGCGAATATGCCGACGGGCGGCTTGGCGAGATCTTCATCGACATGCACAAGGAAGGCGCCGCCTTCCGCTCGCTGATGAACAACTTCGCCATCGCCATCTCGCTCGGCCTGCAGTACGGCGTGCCGCTGGAGGAATATGTCGACGCCTTCACCTTCACCCGCTTCGAGCCGGCGGGCATGGTGCAGGGCAACGAGGCGATCAAGAACGCGACCTCGATCCTCGACTACATCTTCCGCGAGCTGGCCGTGTCCTACCTCGGCCGTCATGACCTCGCCCATGTGCCGCCGGAGGCCTTCGGCAACACCGGCATCAGCAACGCCGGCCTCAGCGACGACCGCCCGCACGAGCCCGCCGTGGTCTCCCACGGCCTGGTGCGCGGCCAGACCGAACGCTTCCGCCTGGTCCAGGCCGGCGGCGAGCCGGCCGGGTCCCTCGCAGGATCGCTGTCGGTCGCCCCGGCGAAGGCAGCCACCCAGCCGGTGGCCCAGACCTCGGCGGTTGCCACCGCCTTTGCCCGCTCGGGCAACACGGAAGTGGCGCTGAAGCTGGAAACCGCCGCAGCGGCCGCGGCCCCTGCCCTGTCGTCGGCCGCCGAGCGCATCGCCCAGGCCCGGATGAAGGGCTATGAAGGCGAAAGCTGCTCGGAATGCGGCAACTTCACCATGGTCCGCAACGGCACCTGCCTGAAGTGCGACACCTGCGGCTCGACGAGCGGGTGCAGCTGA
- a CDS encoding alpha/beta hydrolase, whose protein sequence is MPEVIFNGPAGRLEGRFHPAKRRNAPIALVLHLHPQFGGTMNNQIVYQLYYMFAQRGFAVLRFNFRGVGRSQGSFDHGQGELSDAAAALDWVQTVHPDARACWIAGFSFGAWIGMQLLMRRPEVEGFISVAPPANLHDFSFLAPCPSSGLIVHGDNDKVVPQKDVQNLVDKLKTQKGIIIDHETIPGANHFFENSIDDLMLRCGSYLDKRLGLDTPPPLIPALPASED, encoded by the coding sequence ATGCCCGAGGTGATCTTCAACGGCCCGGCCGGACGACTGGAAGGCCGTTTCCATCCCGCCAAGCGGCGGAATGCGCCGATCGCTCTGGTGCTGCACCTGCATCCGCAGTTCGGCGGCACCATGAACAACCAGATCGTCTACCAGCTCTATTACATGTTCGCGCAGCGCGGCTTTGCGGTCCTGCGCTTCAATTTCCGCGGCGTCGGCCGCTCGCAGGGATCCTTCGACCACGGCCAGGGCGAGCTGTCGGACGCCGCTGCCGCGCTGGACTGGGTGCAGACGGTTCACCCCGATGCGCGCGCGTGCTGGATCGCCGGCTTCTCCTTCGGCGCCTGGATCGGCATGCAGCTGCTGATGCGCCGGCCGGAGGTGGAGGGCTTCATCTCGGTTGCTCCGCCGGCCAACCTGCATGACTTCTCGTTCCTCGCCCCCTGCCCGTCCTCGGGCCTGATCGTCCATGGCGACAACGACAAGGTCGTGCCGCAGAAGGACGTCCAGAACCTGGTCGACAAGCTGAAGACGCAGAAGGGCATCATCATCGATCACGAGACGATCCCCGGCGCGAACCACTTCTTCGAGAACAGCATCGACGACCTGATGCTGCGCTGCGGGTCCTATCTCGACAAGCGCCTCGGCCTCGACACGCCGCCGCCGCTGATCCCGGCCCTTCCGGCCAGCGAAGACTGA
- a CDS encoding response regulator — translation MKHHHAAYGLPLEALDVVIVEDSRQMQTILRSILLSFKVERVRVFDTVDASLEAMLTEPPNLILADWKMEPTSGYQLLRLIRHRNMAPLCFVPLLFITAHGTRALVDKALRAGAHHLLVKPVSPSMLYARVRWLLSDDRQFAPDKNGFYTIDGVAGLLDAQAGKMQTLDNARAYHERATRRYQEALETVEQVFSTEPGAAPDSAPVRAATRPGASRKAAAAAALPSQAPAPGPAAGAVPGKTTGAPPLPAALPAADPATLEPAHRGSASPEAPATRRLKAAKAQAYAALRQAKG, via the coding sequence ATGAAACATCACCACGCAGCCTATGGCCTGCCGCTGGAAGCGCTCGACGTCGTCATCGTCGAGGATTCGCGGCAGATGCAGACCATCCTCCGGTCGATCCTGCTCAGCTTCAAGGTGGAGCGTGTGCGCGTCTTCGACACCGTCGACGCCTCGCTGGAGGCCATGCTCACCGAGCCGCCCAATCTCATCCTCGCCGACTGGAAGATGGAACCCACCAGCGGTTACCAGCTCCTGCGCCTCATCCGGCACCGGAACATGGCCCCGCTCTGCTTCGTGCCGCTTCTCTTCATCACCGCCCATGGCACCCGCGCGCTGGTCGACAAGGCGCTGCGGGCGGGGGCGCATCATCTGCTGGTCAAGCCGGTGTCGCCGTCGATGCTCTATGCCCGTGTCCGCTGGCTCCTGAGCGATGACCGCCAGTTCGCACCCGACAAGAACGGCTTCTACACCATCGACGGTGTTGCCGGGCTGCTCGACGCCCAGGCTGGCAAGATGCAGACGCTCGACAACGCCCGCGCCTATCACGAGCGGGCGACCCGCCGCTATCAGGAGGCGCTGGAAACGGTCGAGCAGGTGTTCAGCACCGAGCCGGGCGCCGCGCCTGATTCGGCGCCGGTGCGGGCGGCCACGCGGCCAGGGGCGTCGCGCAAGGCCGCAGCTGCGGCTGCGCTGCCGTCCCAGGCGCCCGCGCCAGGCCCGGCAGCCGGTGCGGTCCCGGGCAAGACAACAGGTGCGCCCCCGCTGCCGGCTGCCCTTCCGGCCGCCGATCCTGCGACCCTCGAGCCGGCCCACCGGGGCTCCGCGTCGCCGGAGGCGCCCGCGACCCGGCGGCTCAAGGCGGCCAAGGCGCAAGCCTATGCGGCCCTGCGGCAGGCCAAGGGATAG